The proteins below come from a single Aegilops tauschii subsp. strangulata cultivar AL8/78 chromosome 6, Aet v6.0, whole genome shotgun sequence genomic window:
- the LOC109739356 gene encoding uncharacterized protein — translation MVLEDESSDDQSSLPYMHSSSTDGLNEVPFSLEDPNYKGLELDVMSPCEKHGMASERLVAFEGTDTGRRFLACAQPAGSNCGFVEWVDHQWPRTMQNALLKLWAMVEDAKTARVNDNLESSFTIHHLTEEKNKLDANYDKLVQDVHELMNFQEHKVVDFRHLQSAITYQQEVRKELIDDMKAQMASEMAKKDEETQKLTLKYELLLNLTRAQATIIQNLKLNKMKEKQVLTEASMNLELKNAELTKCQEKLTQEKLELKLQVADLLKGNEKHIEEKWQLEFQNEKLKEKFRGIQAILEK, via the exons ATGGTTTTGGAGGACGAAAGCAGCGACGACCAGTCTAGCCTCCCGTACATGCATTCTTCCTCCACAGACGGTCTCAACGAG GTCCCTTTCAGCCTTGAAGATCCAAATTACAAGGGGCTTGAGCTGGATGTGATGTCTCCATGTGAGAAGCACGGCATGGCATCTGAGAGGCTTGTTGCCTTTGAAGGAACAGACACAGGCAGGCGGTTTTTAGCATGTGCACAGCCG GCAGGTAGCAATTGTGGCTTTGTTGAATGGGTTGATCACCAGTGGCCCCGAACAATGCAGAATGCATTGTTGAAGCTATGGGCAATGGTTGAAGATGCCAAAACTGCTAGGGTGAATGACAATCTTGAAAGTTCTTTCACTATCCACCATCTGACAGAAGAGAAGAACAAGCTGGATGCCAACTATGACAAGCTAGTCCAAGATGTGCATGAGCTGATGAACTTCCAGGAACATAAGGTGGTGGATTTCAGACATCTGCAGTCTGCCATTACATATCAGCAGGAGGTAAGAAAAGAACTGATTGATGATATGAAGGCACAGATGGCAAGTGAGATGGCAAAGAAAGATGAAGAGACCCAGAAACTTACTCTGAAGTATGAGCTGCTGCTCAACCTGACAAGAGCTCAAGCAACAATCATTCAGAACTTGAAGTTGAACAAAATGAAAGAGAAGCAAGTGCTTACTGAAGCTAGTATGAATTTGGAGCTGAAGAATGCAGAGCTAACAAAGTGTCAGGAGAAGCTCACCCAAGAGAAGCTAGAGTTGAAGCTTCAGGTTGCTGATCTGCTTAAGGGAAATGAAAAGCATATTGAAGAGAAGTGGCAGTTAGAGTTTCAGAATGAAAAGTTGAAGGAGAAGTTCAGGGGGATTCAGGCCATCTTGGAGAAGTGA